The genomic DNA TCGCCTCGGCGACCTCGAAGCGGTGATCGGCGGCGCAGTCGACCACCTCGGCGGAGTCCGGCGTGCGCTCCGGCCAGTTCAGGCAGTCGCCGCTCTTGGCGTTGTCGAACGTGTCGTTGGTCCGCGCGCCCAGCGCCGTGCCGGTGGTGAGGCCGATCGGCCCGTTCTTGCCGGGGGGAGCGGGCAGCGCGGTGAGCAGACCTGCGATGAGGAGGCCGCCGAGGGCGGTGAGCAGCAGGCCACGCCGGGTGCCGTTGGACTGCAGACTGAGCCACCACGCGCGCCGACGCGACGCCTGCGCGCCGTCCTCGGGTTGCTGGTCTTGGCCGTCCTGTGCATCCAACATCGAGTCCATTGTGACAGGCGCGTCGAGTCCTGTGACAAGAGTTGCGCTTGTAAAGTTATGTGGTTGTGCCACGCGGTCCGGCGAAGGCATGCCGGATGTCGTCGCCGACGCGGCGAAAGTAGGGTCAAGCGCGTGATCGACCTCAAGCTCCTGCGCGAGGATCCCGACCGGGTGCGCGCCTCGCAGCGGGCCCGCGGCGAGGATCCCGGACTCGTCGACGCGCTGCTGGCCGCCGACACCGCACGGCGGGCCGCCATCTCCGCCGCCGACAACCTGCGCGCCGAACAGAAGGCAGCCAGCAAGCGGGTGGGTTCGGCGTCGCCCGAGGACCGGCCCGCGCTGCTGGCCACGGCCAAGGAACTCGCCGAACGGGTCAAGGCAGCCGAAGCCGACCAGGCGGCCGCCGAGCAGGCGATGACGGCAGCGCACATGGCCATCGGCAACGTGATCGTCGACGGCGTGCCCGCCGGCGGCGAGGACGACTTCGTGGTGCTCGAGACCGTCGGCGACCCGCCGACGTTGGACGACCCGAAGGACCACCTCGAGCTCGGCGAGGCGCTCGGCCTCATCGACATGGAGCGCGGCGCGAAGGTCTCCGGGTCGCGGTTCTACTTCCTGACCGGATTCGGGGCGCTGCTGCAGCTGGGCATCATGCAGCTCGCGGTGCGGCTCGCGACCGATGCCGGCTTCACGCTGATGATCCCGCCGGTGCTGGTGCGACCCGAGGTGATGGCGGGCACCGGGTTCCTCGGCGCCCACGCCGACGAGATCTACCGGCTCGAGGCCGACGACATGTATCTCGTCGGCACCTCGGAGGTGCCGCTCGCCGGCTACCACTCCGACGAGATAGTGGACCTGTCCGACGGTCCCCTGCGCTACGCCGGGTGGTCGACCTGCTTCCGGCGCGAAGCGGGCAGCTACGGCAAGGACACCCGCGGCATCATCCGCGTCCATCAGTTCGACAAGGTGGAGGGCTTCGTCTACTGCAAGCCCGAGGACGCCGAGGCCGAACACCAGCGGTTGCTGGGCTGGCAGCGCGAGATGCTCGCGGCGATCGAGGTGCCCTACCGCGTGATCGACATCGCCGCAGGGGATCTCGGATCGTCGGCGGCCCGCAAGTTCGACTGCGAGGCGTGGGTGCCGACCCAGGGCACCTATCGCGAACTCACGTCGACGTCGAACTGCACGACGTTCCAGGCCCGCCGGCTGTCGACCCGATACCGCGACGAGAACGGCAAGCCGCAGATCGCCGCGACGCTGAACGGGACGCTGGCCACCACCCGCTGGCTGGTGGCCATCCTCGAGAACCACCAGCAGCCCGACGGCAGCGTTCGGGTACCCGAGGCCCTGGTGCCCTACGTCGGAAGGTCGGTGTTGTCCCGATGAGTATGAGCGAGCGTGCGAGCGAATCATGAGTAAGACGGAACTGAGGACGTTCGAACTCGACGAAGCCGAACTGCGCACGTGGTTCGGCTTCGGCGTCGCAGGCAACTTCGCCGGACACCTGGAGCAGGCGGGCGAGGCCGCGGACTTCGTCAACGTCACGAGTGAAGGTGCGGCGCCTAAGGGCATATTCCCGTGGTACGCACCGGGAGTCGACGGTTTCCTCGGCGAGTTCCCGCTGTCGCACGACACCGTGGCGCTGCCCAAGAGCGACACCCCGCTGAACCTGCAGATCGAACCCGAGGTCGGCTTGGCGTGCCACGTGGTGTGGGACGGCGACACCGTGGTCACGTTGCAGCCGTTCGCGCTCGGCGCGTTCAACGACTGCTCGATCCGGCGGCCGAATGCGCTGAAGATCAGCCACAAGAAGAACTGGGGTCCCGCATCCAAGGGCGTGGCACGCCAGTTCTTCGACGTCGGCGACCTGACCCCGGACGGTCCTACGTCGACCCTGCGGCTGCTGTGCCACCTGCGCACTGCCGACGGTCAGGAGCACGAGTACGGGGTGGACAGCCCGCTGCTCGGCTACTCGTACTACGGCGAGGTACTGCTCGACTGGATCACCGAGCGGCTGGCCAATCAGAAGGGTTCGGCGGACACCCCGCTCGAGGACGTCGGTGCGTTGATGGTCGCCAGCGGTAGGCCGTCGAAGGTCCTCATCGGGATCGGCGCAACGCGATACACCGAACTCGGCGAGTCGACCTATCTGCAGCCGGGCGACGAGGCCATCGTGCGCGTCTACGACACCGCCAGTGACGCGTACTCCGAACTCCGTCAGACGGTGTCGGCGGGCTAAGCTCCTGCGATGACGTCGATGTCGCGCGGCGTAGCCGCGCTGGCCGTGCTCCTACTCCTGGCGGGCTGCGGATCGTCGGGTGACTCCGAGCCGTCGTCCGACGCCTCGTCGCAGTCGGCGGAAGCCACGTCGCAGGTCGACGAAGCCGACGCGGCGGCGTGCGAGACCGTCGACGCTCCGTTGATCGACATCCCGGCCCGTGCCGACGGTGAACCGGCGATGGCGATCCCCGCTCCGCCCGGGTGGGAGCGCACCACCGAACTCGACAGCGACCTCGTCCGCGCCGCGCTGGTCAACCAGTCCCTCACCGCGGATGGCTTCGCGCCCAACGTCGTCGTCACGCTCGAGTCGATCGACGGCGACGTCTCCGCGCAGGACGTGTTCGAGCAGCAGCGCTCGGCGCTGACGAGCCAGGGTGGTGCCACCGATCTGAAGACGACGACGGGCACGCTGTGCGGTCAGCCGGCCGAGACGACCGACTACATGGGGGCGCCGGTGGCTGCGACGCCTGCACGGCCGATCACCGTCCTGTTGTCGACGCTGCAGTCGGGCGGGCGCACGTACTCGGTGGCGGTGACCGTGCAGACGCTCAAGCCGGACGATCCCACCTACGTGCGCGATCGCGAGACCATCCTCTCCGGGTTCTCCTGGCAGCCATGACCGACGCGACGGTCACGCAGTTGTGGCGCTTCCCGGTCAAGTCGATGGGCGGCAGCCAGGTCGACCGGGTGCGCATCGACCGCCGCGGCGTGCACGCCGACCGGCTTTGGGCCGTGCGCGACGTCCCCAACGGGGTGACGGCGTCCGCGCGCCGGGTTCCCGTGCTGCTGGGGTGCTCGGCCCGCTACGCCGCCGAACCGGGTGCCGACGCCGGACCGGGCAACGCTCCCGCCGTGGTGATCTCGCTGCCCGATGGCCGCGAGTTCGCCGGTGACGACCCGGCAGTGCACGATGCCCTGTCGGAGCTGGTCGGCCGCGAGATGCGCTTGGTCGCATTGCCGCCGCACGACGATCGCAGCGAGCACCGGATGACCGTCGCGAATTCGTTGAACAACTTCTCACCCGCCCAGGTGCGCAGCGACTTCGGGCTCGACGAGGCCGAGCCGCTGCCCGACACGTCGGTCTTCTCGACGCGCCAGATCGTCACGCTGGCAAGGTATTCGACGCCGCCGGGCACCTTCGTCGATCTCAGCCCCGTGCACCTGTTGAGTACTGCCAGCCTGCGCGACCTGGCCTCCGGTGGCGCGCCGTACGACGTACGCCGGTTCCGGCCCAACGTCCTCGTCGACGTGGAGGCACCCGATCGCGAGTTCCCCGAATCCGCGTGGGTTGGCGGCGACGTGACGGTCGGCAAAATGGTTCTGCGCGTGACGAATCCGACGATCCGCTGCGTCGTGCCGACGCGTCCGCAGCCGGACCTCGAACTGGACCGCAAGCTCACCCGCCAGTTGGCCGAGCGCACCAACCGATTCCTCGGCATCTACGCCGACGTGGCGACGCCGGGGATGGTGACAGTCGGCGACACCGTATCCGTGCGTCTCGCGTCCCCGCCCGGTGCGGTCAAACGTGCCGCCACCGCGGCGCAGGAGGTCGCGACGCGAGGGGTGCAGCGCCTGCTCGAGGCGACGGTTCTGCGGGGCCGGGACTAGTCGGGCAGCAGCTCGCCGAGCACGGCGAGGAATTCCTCGGCCCGCTCGGGCGTGAACGCGGGTGCCAGCTTGGTGCCCGGCACGTCCAGCGTGACCAGCGTCGGCTTCAACGGACGTCCGACGTCCAACGGCAGCCAGCGCTTCAGGTCCGAACTGCCCCACAGTCGGAAGCGGTTCAACAGCCCCAGCGACTCGGAGCGGTATCCGCGCACCGACGACAACGGGATGACCTTCGACGTCCCGGATGGAAAGTGGTAGCGCCGCAACGTGATCGCGTGCCGGTCGAGTTGGATCAGCCCGTCGTCGTACTGCTGGGCGGTCATGCCCGCCGGCTCCGCAACTCGTGGCCCTTCGACGTGAGGCACCGGCCGTTGGTGAGGTTCCACTGCCACCCGTGCAGATTGCACGTCAACGTATTGCCCTCCACCACGCCGAACTTCGACAGGTCCGCCTTCAGGTGCGGGCAGCGCCGCTGCATCTCCCACCCGTCCATCGTGATCGAGGCCGTATCGTCGTGTGCTTCGGCGAACCAGCCGTCGGCGTAGGCGATGCGCTCGTCGGTCAGGCACTTGAAGAACGTGTACAGGTACTCGTTGTAGCCGCCGACCCGCCACGCCTTGAACCGCGTGGACAAGAAGATCGTGTTGACCCAGTCCGGTTCGTCGTCGCGGAGCACCGTGCGGACCAGCTCCGGCGCAATCTCGAAGCCGTAGCGGAACTTCTCATCCGGAATGGGCTCGCGCACGGCTCTCTTCGGAAAGTCGAGCACTACGATCTCTTCACGGTCTCCAGAACGCAACCGCAACTCCACCGGATATCCGATCCCGTCGCAGATCTGGTCGGTCTGCAGCATGATCGGTTCGAACTTGGCCCGTAGCGGCTCCAGCATCGAGTCGCCTTCGGCGGGCGCCCAGGCCGCCTTCTCCGCGGCGAGCACCGGCGCCATCCGTTGCGCGTACGCCTCGATGTAGTCGGCCTTGCCGGTGGTGAAGATGGCTTCGGCCTCGTCGTCGGGCACCGGATGCACCAGCGAGTCGAGGCGGCTGCCGGTGAAGGTCGCGGTGGTGCCCGGGATCATGAGCAGCCCGCCGTCGTGACCGTTGTTCCGCAGCTGCTCGAGGAACACGACCTGGTCCGGGAAGATGTTCGCCGGATCACCGTGATCGTCGTTCAGGTCGCGCAGGGCCGCATCCAGGAAGCATGGTGGGCCCGCGGACGGCACCACCCACGTCGCACCCACCTGCGCGATGTACTGGCGGCTACGGTCCATCTGGCGTTGCCGCTTCTGCGTGCCGAACGCCTCCTTGGCACGGGCCGGCATGTCGTAGACCATCGGGTACCAGATGGCGCCCGAGTACTGCAGCATGTGGACGTCGACGTGGCCGAACTCCTCGGCCACCATGTCCAGATCGACCGGACGCGCGTCGTTCATGTTGAACGCGACGGTCTCGCCGTCGGACACCACGAGGCCCGAGTCGCCGATCGGTCCGTCGGCGGGCGCCCGCAGCGCGATGATCATCAGGTCGAGGTCGCCCTTGGGCCCTGACACGCGGTGCTTCACGGAGTCGGTGGTCTCGAAGAACCGGTGGAACCCGAGCTTCTCGAGTTCGCGGCGCAGGTCCGGCACCGGGTAGTCGGGCAGCAGCACCACGGCGTCCTTGTCGACGTGCGCCGCCAGGTTCGCCGGATCGAAGTGGTCCTTGTGCAGGTGGCTGACATAGAGGTAGTCGACGTCGCCCAGACGGTCCCAGTCCAGCTCGCTGTTGTCCGGGAACGGGAACCACGACGCGAAGTACGCCGGATTCACCCACGGGTCGCACAGGATGCTCCCAGCCTGGGTGTCGATTCGGAAGCCGGCGTGTCCGACACTCGTGACCTGCACTTATCGCCTTCCCCAAGGTGTTGCGCTCGGGTCGAGTCTAGCCCGCCGACGCGGGTGCGCCGTCATCGGCGGAATCCCACGCGCGGCGGTAGTAGGCGACGCGTTCGGCATCGGCCGCGACTCCATAGGCGTCGAGGAGAACGGCCTGGAAGTCCCCCGCCCCGAAGTTCCAGTCCAGCGACAGCGTCGCGACCGCCAGGTCCGCCCACCGGTCGGCGACGCCCAGGTCGCCGAGGTCGACGTGCCCGGCGAAGGTGCCGTCATCGGCCATCAGCGTGTTCGGCGAGCACGCGTCGCCGTGGCAGACCACCAGGCGATCGGCAGCCGGGGCGTCGCGAGGAACCCAGGACGGGCGGCCGAACGGGCAGTCGTCGACCGGGAGCGCGTCGTGCAGCCACCGCAGCCCCGCCCCGATGGCCCGCGCGGCGGTGCGGGGCTCGTCGGCCCAGCGTGGATCCACCGCCGAGCGCCCTGGCAGGCCCCTGGTGTGCAACCACCCCGGACCGGAGTCGATCACCTCGGGCACCGTCGTGAACCGCCTGGCCCAGCGCAGACGGGGTGCCTCGGCGGCGAGCAGGTGGGCGTGCTCGTCGGGGTAGACCTTGACGAACTCGGCACCTGCGCCGACCGAGAAGGTGGTGCCGCCGAGTTCGTTGACCCACACGGCGGTGACGTCGCGGCCGTCGGCGATGTGGTCGACGACGTCGGGCACGGTCACGGGGCCGGTGGGAAAGGTCACGCTCCGCAGGATTCCAGATCGGGGCCACGCACTAGGCTGACTGACGTGGAACCCGTATACGGCACCGTCATCCAGGCCGCTCGCCTGGTGTGGAAGGTGCAGGGGCTGAAGTTCACGGTCACCGGAGTGGAGAACCTGCCACCCACCGGTGGTGCGGTGATCGCGATCAATCACACCAGCTACTTCGACTTCACCTTCGCCGGATTGCCCGCCTACCTGCAGGGCCACGGCCGCAAGGTGCGCTTCATGGCCAAGCGCGAGGTGTTCGACAGCAAGGTGTCCGGCCCGATCATGCGGAGCCTGCGACACATTCCGGTGGATCGCGACAGCGGAGCCGAGTCGTTCGCGGAGGCGTGCCAGCGACTCAAGGCAGGCGACTACGTCGGCGTCTACCCCGAGGCCACGATCAGTCGCAGTTTCGAGATCAAGGAGTTCAAGTCCGGCGCTGCGCGGATGGCGATCGCCGCCGACGTGCCGATCGTCCCGCACATCGTGTGGGGCGCACAGCGCATCTGGACCAAGGGCCACCCGCGCAAGATGTGGCGACCGAAGGTGCCCATCTTCGTGACCGTCGGCGAACCGATTCAGCCGACGCTTCCCGCAGCGGAGCTGACGGCGCTGCTGCATTCCCGCATGCAGCATCTGCTCGAGCGCACGCAGGACGCCTACGGGCCGCATCCGGCCAACGAGTTCTGGGTGCCGCACCGGCTGGGTGGTGCAGCGCCGACGCTCGCCGAGGCGAACCAGCTCGACGCCGACGAGGCCGCAGAGAAGGCGGCCCGCCGGGCGCAGCGGCCGGAGGAGCCGGGACAGGTCTGATGGAGCCGGTCTTCCGCAGTCTGGAGATCGCGGGCCGTACCGTCGTGCGGGCCACCGGCACTCGGATCGACTATCAGGGGCTGGAGAACATCCCCGCCACCGGTGGCGCCGTGATCGCGATCAACCACACCAGCTATGTCGACTTCCTTCCCGCGGCGCTCGCGGCGATGCATCGCGGTCGACGCATGCGGTTCATGATCAAGTCCGAGATGCAGAAGATCAAACCGGTCAACTACCTGATCAGGCACTCAGGTGCGATTCCGGTCGACCGCGCCGCGGGCGGCAGCGCCTACTCCGCGGCCGTCGACCAACTCCGTGCCGGTGAGGTCATCGGCATGTACCCCGAGGCCACGATCAGCCGGAGCTTCGAACTGAAGGAGTTCAAGACCGGCGCCGCGCGGATGGCCATCGATGCTCGGGTTCCGATCGTCCCGCTCATCGTGTGGGGCGCACAACGGATCTGGACCAAGGACCATCCGAAGCGGCTGGGCCGCAACGAGATTCCCATCACGGTCGCGGTGGGGAGTCCGATGGACGTGGCCGAGCCCGTCGATCGGGTGATGGCCGATCTACGCGCCGAGATGACAGAGATCCTGCACCGCGTGCAGGAGGAGTACCCGCATCCCGCGGGCGCTTACTGGGTGCCGCACAGGCTCGGCGGCACCGCACCCACGCCCCACGAGGCCAGAGTGCGCGAGGAGGCCGAACGGGCCGAACGCGCACGCAGGCAGACGGAGAACGGCTGAATGCTGCCCGCCATGATCGCGACCGACGTCGACGGCACCCTGCTCGACGACGACGAGAACGTCACCCCCCGAACCCGTGCCGCGGTGCTCGCGGCCGTCGACGCCGGCACCCAGTTCATCCTCGCGACCGGGCGGCCGCCGCGCTGGATCTCGCCGGTGGTCGACGCGCTCGGGCTGGCGCCGATGGCGGTGTGCGCCAACGGCGCAGTGGTGTACGACGCCGCCACCGATCGGATCGTGTCGGCCCGCACGCTCACCGCCGACCAGCTCGGTGAGCTGGCCGAGATCGCCGCTCGCGTCATTCCCGGCTCGGGGCTGGCAGTCGAGCGGGTGGGCCGCAGCGCACACGATGCCGCAACCCCGCAGTTCGTCAGCTCACCCGGTTACGAACATGCGTGGCTGAACCCGGACAACACCGAGGTGTCGCTGGTGGACCTGCTGAGCGCGCCTGCGGTGAAGCTGCTGATCCGCAAGGCGGGTGGTCGCAGTTCGGAGATGCTGGCCGCGCTCGCCCCGCACGTGGGGCTGCTCGGCGATCTCACGTACTCGACGAACAACGGTTTGATCGAGGTGGTGCCGATCGGGATCAGCAAGGCGACCGGTATCGCCGAGGTGGCCGAGCCACTCGGCATCACCGCCCAAGACGTCGTGACCTTCGGGGACATGCCCAACGACGTGCCGATGCTGCGGTGGGCCGGACTCGGAGTGGCGATGGGCAACGCGCACCCAGAGGCCATCGAGGCTGCCGACGAGGTGACGGCGCCGAACACCGACGACGGCTTGGCGCGCGTGATCGAGCGGTGGTGGCTGTAGGGGCGAGCGAAGCGACGGGGGATGTGTAGGGGCGAGCGAAGCGACGGGGGATGTAGCAATTCAGCGGGCGAGCCCGATGGGCGTGAACCGCTCCAGCTGAACCGGCGTGCCGGAGTGCTCGGGCTTGGGCAGTTCGATTGGCACGCCGTCGATTACGCGGGTGACGGTGCCCTTCTCCCGGTCGAAGTTCAGCGTGCCGTGCTGGAAGTTCTGCACGATCCACAGGGGTTCCTGGATCTCGCCGCTGGTCGGCAGTCCCAGCGCGCCGCGCTCGAATCCGAGTCCAGCCCACGCCTCGTAGATCGCCCCGGTCACGGGCTCCGCGCCGCTTTCGGGCGACCAGTACATGGCGCCGTTGGCGAAGTTGACGTACCGCGAGCTGCCTGCGCCCGATGCCTCGGGCGACCTCGGTGATCCGAGCGCGCTGGCGTCGCCGCCGATCGAGGACCACTTGGCGAAGATCGCGCCGCCCCGCAGTGTGTCGACGAGCGTCTGCGGTCCCGGGGGAGCGCTGAACCGCGCGGCGGTGTCGCGCAGCAGGTCCATCTCGGCGTAGGCGGCGTTGCCGGGGCACTCGGTGTTGCCGACGTCGCGATGGCTGAAGATCGTGGGCAGCGTGGGTGCGGCGCCTCGGGGGAAGTTCGTGAAGTGGCCGCCTTCGGACGTCAGCACGACGGTGCCCTTGGGGTTGACGTGGTCGAGACCGAGCCGCCAGCCGAGCAGCCGGCCCGTGGTGCGTAGCTGGATGGGGGTCGGCGGGACGGTCCCGAAGTCGCCCATCATCGCGACGCCCCAAGTGTTTTCGTTGAATCCTCCCGTGTGTGCGCCCTGCACCGGCCGGTCGATGCCTCCGGCGCGGCCCTCGAAGACCTGGCCGTACTTGTCGACCAGTGCGTTGTAGGCCATGTCGCACCAGCCCAGTGTGCGGGTGTGGTACTCGTAGATCGACCTGACGATGCCTGCCGAATCCTCCGGGCGGTAGTCATTGCTGCCTGCCGTGTGGTGCACGACCCCGGCGCGAACTCCGTTGTCGTACCGCGTGCTTCCGCACTTGAGGCTCTCGTCGGCGCCCCACAGCCCTCGGTCGATGATGGCGGGAGCCTGGCCGGGCGCGGCTGCGGCGGCGGGCAATTGCACGTCGACGGGGGCTTCCGGCGGGCTGATCAGGATGGCATTGAAGTTGGGTACCGTCGGCGCCTCGACGTTGGCGGGGACGTAGCCCAGCCCGGTCTTGCCCTTGCCCTCGGTCCGGATGCCGGTGGGGCTGGCCCCGACCGGTCGGGTCACGGCGATCTGCACGTGCGTGGTCTGTCCGACGAACACGGGTTCGGTGCCGTGCGTGGACGACGATCCGTCACCCTCGCCCTCGAGGGGATCGGCCTCGTACCAGGGGCCCCACGAACCGTCGGCCTTCTGCGCCCGGACCCGGGCGGACGTTCCGGCGAGGTCGGTCGCGGTCAGGGCGACCATGGAGAAGGGGGTGTCCTGACGGACGTCGCGGACGGTCTCGCCGCCACCGACGTCGTCGAGGGGCTTCTCGACGAGCAGGAGTGGATCGACGGCCTGGGTCCGCGGCTGATCGGGCGATCCGTCGAGTGAGCCGTCGACGGCCCACGGCAACACGATGATCGTGGCTAGCACCGCTGAAAACAGCAGCGACGGCACAGACCCGAGACTCGGCACGGCCCGATGTTACGTATGAGTCGGGTGTTACCAGTGTTTCGACACACTAAACACGTCGAGCAATGCGCGGGTCGTCGTCACGCAACGGCACCGCAGAGCCTCGAGTGCTTCTGCGGTGCCGTTTCGTTGAGGGACTAGGGGGTGGGTGCGGCCGCCGCGGCGGCGGGCGCTGCGGCTGCTGCCGCCGGGCCTGCCTTCTGGACGGCGGACATGATCGCGGGCATCACCATGCCCTTGAGGAGGTCGATGGCCTGGCCAGCACCGAGCGTCTCCGCGGCGCTCGACAGATCGCCGAGCAACCCTCCGCTGGCCGGGGCCGCGGCGGGCAGGCCGAGCGACGGGTCGCCGAGGATCGGGTAGGTGCCGCCCATGGGATCGAGCCCGATCGGATCGGCGATCGGGATCTCACCCGGTAGGCCCAGTCCCGTGCTGCTCGACGCCGGGGTCAGCCCCGGCGTGCTCAGGCCTGGCGTCGTGAGGCCGGGAGTGGTGAGACCTGGTGTCGTGAGGCCCGGTGTGGTCAGACCCGGTGTGGTCAGACCCGGCGTCGTCAGGCCCGGCGTCGTGAGGCCCGGCGTGGTCAGCGAAGGGCTGGTCAGGCCGGCGTCGGTCAGCGACGGCGTGGTCGCGGTGGCTCCCGGCACGGTCAGGCCCGGCGCCGTCAGGCCCGGAGTGGTGGCGGTCGCCGGCGTCAGTCCGGGAGCGGTCAGCCCAGGAGTGGTCAGGCCGCTCGGCGGCGTCAGCCCCGGGGTGGTCAGCCCTGGGGTGAGCCCGGGAGCGGTCAGACCTGGCGAGGTCAGGCCCGGTGCTCCGAGTCCGGGGGTGAGCCCGGGCGAGGTGAGGCCGGGTGCCGTCAGCGCCGACGGCGCGGCGCCCGACCCGGTCAGCAGGCCCGTGGGCAGCGGCGGCAGGTTGACGCCGAACTGCGAGAGGCCTTGCGACAGCGCGGACATCAGCTCGTTGGGTAGGTCGGTGACCAGCGCGGCCTGGACGAACTCACGCTGTTGGGGCTGCGCGTCCTGGGTGGCCACATCGGACATGGCGGCCACTGCAACAGGACCCGTGACGGCCAAGGCGGCGACTGCGCTCATGGCCGTCGATAGCTTGCGTCGACGTCGGTTTGGCACTGAAGTCTCCATTCGAAGTAATGCCGCTACATCAAGTACGTGTGTTAGGTCTTCGGTCTGTCGGCGGCGGCTGAACTCGGGTTCGAATACGCCAATACCGACGAGGTCGATGGTACGTACGTGACAGGTGAGACTGGAGTGACGATGCGCAATCGTGAGCTAATCGCGACCTGCCGTGCGGTCTCCCAGCGTGCTGCGCAGCGCCGTCGGACGGCTCACCCGGCACGCAGCCGAATGCGGGTCACGGCGTCCCCGTCGGATACCCTTGCTGCCGATGACCTCGTCTAATTCCCCGGTCGCTCCGCTCCAGCCCTCCGGAGCGCCTGATCCCCAGGTCGCTTCCGGCTCGTTCGACCTCTTCGTCGTCGGCTCCGGATTCTTCGGCCTGACGATCGCCGAGCGCGCGGCGACGCAACTGAACAAGCGCGTCCTCGTCGTCGAGAAGCGGCCCCACATCGGGGGCAACGCCTACTCCGAACCCGAACCCACGACGGGTATAGAGGTGCACCGCTACGGCGCCCACCTCTTCCACACGTCCAACCAGCGGGTGTGGGACTACGTGCGGCAGTTCACCGACTTCACCGGCTATCAGCATCGCGTCTTCGCGATGCACGCCGGGCAGGCCTACCAGTTCCCGATGGGCCTCGGCCTGGTGTCGCAGTTCTTCGGCAGGTACTTCACGCCCGAGGAGGCCAGGGCGCTGATCGCCGAGCAGGCCGCCGAGATCAAGACCGAGGACGCGCAGAACCTCGAGGAG from Mycolicibacterium arabiense includes the following:
- a CDS encoding N-acetylmuramoyl-L-alanine amidase, coding for MPSLGSVPSLLFSAVLATIIVLPWAVDGSLDGSPDQPRTQAVDPLLLVEKPLDDVGGGETVRDVRQDTPFSMVALTATDLAGTSARVRAQKADGSWGPWYEADPLEGEGDGSSSTHGTEPVFVGQTTHVQIAVTRPVGASPTGIRTEGKGKTGLGYVPANVEAPTVPNFNAILISPPEAPVDVQLPAAAAAPGQAPAIIDRGLWGADESLKCGSTRYDNGVRAGVVHHTAGSNDYRPEDSAGIVRSIYEYHTRTLGWCDMAYNALVDKYGQVFEGRAGGIDRPVQGAHTGGFNENTWGVAMMGDFGTVPPTPIQLRTTGRLLGWRLGLDHVNPKGTVVLTSEGGHFTNFPRGAAPTLPTIFSHRDVGNTECPGNAAYAEMDLLRDTAARFSAPPGPQTLVDTLRGGAIFAKWSSIGGDASALGSPRSPEASGAGSSRYVNFANGAMYWSPESGAEPVTGAIYEAWAGLGFERGALGLPTSGEIQEPLWIVQNFQHGTLNFDREKGTVTRVIDGVPIELPKPEHSGTPVQLERFTPIGLAR